Proteins co-encoded in one Leptospiraceae bacterium genomic window:
- a CDS encoding glycosyltransferase family 2 protein, with protein sequence MKEFLVIIPVYNEKTTVYDVAIRTIAACLDYADILFVDDGSADGTNFVLDTIQKEHPYVYVHHKKNAGYGSSLIYGFEFGINKNYPYLITMDCDEQHQPKDLERFANYNRKIDVVSGSRYAPKSKSIGIVPPEDRVEINRRITTAINKKYSWYITDAFCGFKRYATSSLKNYTFTENGYAFPMEFWAYARKNNLSLAEIAVDKIYITDDRSFGEDLDKKRKRYKYYLEAWRNAERNLNL encoded by the coding sequence ATGAAAGAATTTCTAGTCATCATCCCTGTTTACAATGAAAAGACAACTGTCTACGATGTCGCAATACGCACAATAGCCGCTTGTCTCGACTATGCAGATATTCTTTTTGTGGATGATGGCTCCGCCGATGGGACAAATTTTGTCTTAGATACAATTCAAAAAGAACATCCTTACGTTTATGTGCATCACAAAAAAAATGCGGGCTATGGTTCTAGTTTGATCTATGGATTTGAATTTGGGATTAATAAGAATTATCCGTATCTCATTACAATGGATTGTGATGAACAGCATCAACCTAAAGATCTAGAGCGTTTCGCTAATTACAACCGAAAGATAGATGTGGTGAGTGGAAGTCGTTATGCTCCTAAATCAAAATCAATCGGCATAGTCCCACCGGAAGATCGAGTAGAGATTAATCGCCGTATAACCACAGCTATCAATAAAAAATATAGTTGGTATATTACTGATGCATTTTGCGGCTTCAAGCGATATGCCACATCTAGTTTAAAGAATTATACATTTACCGAGAATGGATATGCATTTCCAATGGAGTTCTGGGCATACGCGAGGAAAAACAATCTTAGCCTCGCAGAAATTGCAGTTGATAAAATCTATATTACCGATGACAGAAGTTTCGGGGAAGACTTAGATAAAAAAAGAAAACGTTATAAATATTATCTCGAAGCTTGGAGAAATGCTGAGAGGAATTTAAATTTATAA
- a CDS encoding type II toxin-antitoxin system RelE/ParE family toxin, which produces MKKGILSFHFKYNKTDYRIAYLIERNEIHILPIGTRENFYKELTQIL; this is translated from the coding sequence ATAAAAAAAGGAATTTTATCTTTCCATTTTAAATACAATAAAACGGATTATAGAATTGCCTACTTAATTGAACGAAATGAAATTCATATTTTACCTATTGGCACGAGAGAAAACTTTTACAAAGAATTAACTCAAATACTTTAA
- a CDS encoding DUF1564 family protein, whose translation MIIFRNSNTFVMDKLDERENTVSTLLIPECLLKEFYLKNKKRKEHFTVYLRKLLRRYRTVTHTGLLPKPKKVKTEYQEEGQNLERVNFRPRNTDWIELGELALAFGKSRCWIFVYLLKLDLLGMWRLLVKATLEKIVPTLPSLELTSFWTLQRFRQNFARGYHVKV comes from the coding sequence ATGATAATTTTTAGAAATTCTAATACCTTTGTTATGGATAAATTGGATGAACGCGAAAATACTGTTTCCACTCTTTTAATTCCAGAATGTTTACTTAAAGAATTTTATTTGAAAAATAAAAAGCGTAAAGAACATTTTACCGTTTACCTTCGAAAACTACTGCGTCGTTATCGAACTGTGACTCATACAGGTTTGTTACCAAAACCCAAAAAAGTAAAAACAGAATACCAGGAAGAAGGGCAAAATTTAGAAAGAGTAAACTTTCGTCCAAGAAACACAGACTGGATTGAACTTGGAGAACTTGCTTTAGCTTTTGGAAAATCTCGCTGTTGGATTTTTGTCTATCTACTGAAACTTGACCTACTGGGTATGTGGCGCTTATTAGTTAAAGCAACATTGGAAAAAATAGTTCCTACACTACCTAGCTTAGAACTAACGAGTTTTTGGACTTTGCAGCGTTTTAGACAGAACTTTGCACGAGGCTACCATGTAAAAGTATAG
- the ilvD gene encoding dihydroxy-acid dehydratase, whose protein sequence is MAENLKRRSSMTTSGDMRAPNRAMLRAVGFIDEDFEKPMIGVASTWSEITPCNSHVNKLAEKVKEGIRRAGGMPQIFNTITVSDGISMGHEGMHYSLPSREVIADSIEVVTNAMRFDGVVAIGGCDKNMPGCLMALARLDIPSIFVYGGSIMPGTCDGHDVDIVSVFEAVGKFNAGTITREEFLRVEQTAIPGAGSCGGMYTANTMSSAIEALGMSLPGSASMPAISARKANDCYEAGIAIQELIKKNITPKMILTKKAFENAIRIVLVLGGSTNAVLHLIAIAKEMGVGLSLEDFDRISKVTPHLADLKPGGKYAMFDLDKVGGVHGVMKQMLADGMLHGDCLTVTGKTIAENLKDMPNLAKDQIIVRSKDKPLFASGPLVILKGNLAPDGAVAKISGLHKFDITGSAKVFDSEDACFQAIMADKIKKGDVIIIRYEGPKGGPGMREMLAVTAAIIGKGLGEDVGLMTDGRFSGGTHGLVVGHITPEAFDGGPIAIVQEGDTVTIDANKNLLEIKLSDEEIAKRLKAWKKPEPRYKSGVLAKYAHLVQSASNGAITNLL, encoded by the coding sequence ATGGCAGAAAATTTAAAACGCAGAAGCAGTATGACAACCAGTGGAGACATGAGAGCGCCTAACCGTGCTATGCTCCGAGCAGTAGGATTTATAGACGAAGATTTCGAGAAGCCAATGATTGGTGTCGCATCTACTTGGTCAGAGATTACACCTTGTAATTCGCACGTCAACAAACTAGCTGAGAAGGTAAAAGAAGGTATCCGCCGAGCCGGTGGGATGCCACAAATTTTTAATACAATCACTGTGTCCGATGGAATTTCTATGGGTCATGAAGGGATGCATTATTCATTACCCTCACGAGAAGTAATCGCGGATTCGATTGAAGTGGTGACTAATGCAATGCGTTTTGATGGAGTGGTCGCAATCGGCGGGTGCGATAAAAATATGCCAGGTTGTTTAATGGCTCTCGCAAGACTTGATATTCCGTCTATTTTCGTTTATGGTGGTTCGATTATGCCTGGGACTTGCGACGGTCATGATGTGGATATCGTTTCTGTATTTGAAGCAGTTGGAAAATTTAACGCTGGAACAATTACACGAGAAGAATTTTTACGCGTTGAACAAACTGCGATTCCAGGTGCTGGAAGTTGTGGTGGGATGTATACGGCTAACACCATGTCATCCGCTATAGAGGCACTCGGGATGAGTCTACCGGGTTCTGCATCCATGCCTGCGATTAGTGCGCGTAAGGCGAACGATTGCTACGAAGCGGGAATTGCAATTCAGGAATTAATTAAAAAGAATATTACTCCCAAAATGATCCTCACGAAAAAAGCATTCGAAAATGCTATCCGTATAGTTTTAGTTCTAGGTGGATCTACTAACGCAGTTCTCCACTTAATCGCAATTGCAAAAGAAATGGGCGTTGGACTTAGCTTAGAAGATTTTGACCGGATAAGCAAAGTTACCCCACACTTGGCTGATTTAAAGCCAGGTGGAAAATATGCGATGTTTGACTTGGATAAAGTAGGCGGCGTTCACGGTGTGATGAAACAGATGTTAGCCGATGGAATGCTCCATGGAGATTGTTTAACTGTAACCGGAAAGACAATAGCTGAGAATCTAAAAGATATGCCAAACCTCGCAAAAGACCAAATCATAGTGCGCTCTAAAGACAAACCACTGTTTGCCTCCGGTCCGCTTGTTATTCTAAAAGGAAACCTTGCTCCCGATGGTGCCGTTGCAAAAATTTCTGGTTTGCATAAATTTGATATTACAGGGTCTGCCAAGGTGTTTGACTCGGAAGATGCTTGCTTTCAAGCAATCATGGCAGACAAAATCAAAAAGGGAGATGTAATCATTATCCGCTACGAAGGTCCAAAGGGCGGTCCTGGAATGCGTGAAATGCTTGCTGTTACCGCTGCCATTATAGGTAAAGGTCTTGGAGAAGATGTGGGGCTAATGACAGATGGCCGCTTCAGTGGCGGAACGCATGGTCTAGTAGTAGGTCATATCACTCCAGAAGCATTTGATGGCGGACCGATTGCGATTGTCCAAGAAGGTGATACCGTAACGATAGACGCCAACAAAAACTTACTAGAAATAAAACTTTCAGACGAAGAAATTGCAAAGCGTTTAAAAGCCTGGAAAAAACCAGAGCCCCGCTACAAATCAGGGGTTTTAGCAAAGTATGCGCATCTTGTTCAATCTGCATCGAACGGGGCTATTACGAATTTGCTGTAA
- a CDS encoding alpha/beta hydrolase gives MNQILYNLIYKYFSYTRYKVLTKDLGLKQCYADIGGHNISYFVSPNDGQPLVLIHGLLDSAFGFRKIIPFLDKKYKLNIIDIPGFGKSKLPQIQYLYQVDIFSDMIYKLFQILSLDNIILCGHSMGGLISQHIAIKDSKIKRIQKLVLLSSGGIPHPERDKMRAVLFPADHEEVGRLLQHLYYKETPMPSKLIRKTLVHAWNSREYKFLAENTIERENEIFFGSEARKIKIPTWIISGKQDLITTPEAMRTLKSYIRGSKLILLEHTRHAIHLEKPKEVAEIINRL, from the coding sequence ATGAATCAAATTTTATACAATCTTATATACAAATATTTTTCTTACACCCGTTACAAAGTATTAACAAAAGACTTAGGGTTAAAACAATGTTATGCGGACATAGGTGGGCATAACATTAGTTACTTTGTATCGCCAAATGACGGTCAGCCGCTTGTTCTCATTCATGGACTTTTAGATTCAGCCTTCGGATTTAGAAAAATAATTCCTTTTCTAGATAAAAAATATAAACTCAATATAATCGACATACCTGGATTTGGAAAAAGCAAGCTTCCACAAATTCAGTATCTTTATCAAGTAGATATTTTTTCGGATATGATCTACAAATTATTTCAAATACTTTCACTGGATAACATCATATTATGCGGTCATTCCATGGGAGGGCTGATTTCGCAACATATCGCGATAAAAGACAGTAAGATAAAACGAATTCAAAAACTGGTATTACTTTCTTCTGGAGGAATTCCTCATCCTGAAAGAGATAAAATGCGCGCTGTGTTATTTCCTGCTGATCACGAAGAAGTCGGGCGACTCTTACAGCATTTATATTACAAAGAAACTCCCATGCCATCTAAACTCATTCGTAAGACATTAGTCCATGCATGGAACAGTAGAGAATACAAGTTCTTAGCCGAAAACACAATCGAGCGCGAAAATGAAATCTTCTTTGGTTCCGAAGCCCGTAAAATCAAAATCCCTACTTGGATCATCTCCGGCAAACAAGACTTAATCACAACTCCCGAAGCCATGAGAACTTTAAAGTCCTATATCCGTGGTAGCAAACTCATATTACTCGAACACACAAGACATGCCATTCACTTAGAGAAGCCGAAAGAAGTAGCGGAGATTATAAATAGGTTGTGA
- a CDS encoding DUF2834 domain-containing protein, translating into MNIETNRNGLIKIVLLVVTLLFSILTALAVWQNGVRGIFEHQFKNFGGIQVWVDLVIALTIFMVWMWRDAKATNRNPWPWIIITLAAGSFGPLLYLLFRKSNKIE; encoded by the coding sequence ATGAACATCGAAACAAATAGGAATGGACTGATCAAAATAGTCTTACTTGTAGTAACGCTTTTGTTCTCTATTCTAACAGCATTGGCTGTTTGGCAAAATGGTGTTCGAGGAATTTTCGAGCATCAATTCAAAAACTTTGGAGGAATACAAGTATGGGTAGATTTAGTCATAGCACTTACTATTTTCATGGTATGGATGTGGCGTGATGCAAAGGCAACGAATCGCAACCCGTGGCCATGGATCATCATTACATTGGCAGCAGGTTCATTTGGTCCACTGTTATATTTGCTATTTCGTAAATCCAATAAGATTGAATGA
- a CDS encoding TetR/AcrR family transcriptional regulator, translated as MSRKPENQASEEILEEIISVLSKKGLNNLSLRDIAKEIKTSARMLIYYFESFDNLIHSVFIHLSTKHKSTLKKIFHENPNKTFVEVSEIFIESIYFDKNKKPLLLFLELYVRALRDTEKYKLFFNEVLHNWIIEIESMISLKYGKKSKIYATMILSFYRGLMLDWLATKDTDRIYETNKAFTELINGFMKEQPTLKIKTIKKEKNNGN; from the coding sequence ATGAGTAGGAAACCTGAAAACCAAGCTAGTGAAGAAATTTTAGAAGAAATCATTTCAGTCCTGTCCAAAAAGGGGTTAAACAATCTTAGCCTGAGAGACATCGCAAAAGAAATAAAAACTAGCGCGCGGATGCTTATCTATTACTTCGAATCGTTTGATAATCTAATACATTCAGTCTTCATTCATTTAAGCACAAAGCATAAAAGCACTTTAAAAAAAATCTTCCATGAGAACCCGAATAAAACCTTCGTAGAAGTTTCCGAGATTTTCATTGAATCGATATATTTCGATAAGAACAAAAAGCCATTGCTATTATTTCTTGAGTTATACGTTAGAGCATTAAGAGATACGGAAAAATATAAATTATTTTTCAATGAAGTTCTTCACAATTGGATTATAGAAATCGAAAGCATGATTTCTCTAAAGTATGGAAAGAAATCCAAAATTTATGCAACGATGATACTTTCTTTCTATCGGGGGCTAATGCTCGATTGGCTCGCAACAAAAGACACTGACAGAATTTATGAAACGAATAAAGCATTCACAGAACTTATTAATGGCTTCATGAAAGAGCAACCAACACTTAAAATAAAAACAATCAAAAAGGAGAAAAACAATGGAAACTAA
- a CDS encoding efflux RND transporter permease subunit translates to MIEKLIEFSIKKKYIVIALTLIVSLIGLFSASKLSVDAVPDVTNVQVSAVTTSPGLSPMEVEQFITNPIELQLMGIPGATEIRSISRTGISSVTVIFDDNVNIWFARQLVTERLKVADKEIPPEYGQPELSPVATALGDIYEFVLTSDRHSPMELRTYIDWELSKKLKSTPGVIEVNSIGGEAKEYQVIIDPRNLVTHNLTLSEIYEDIKSANTNTGGGYIIKGKEQVVIRGEGQFEGIDEITRVAVRTAADGTPLLLGQIAEVKIGPALRFGIASKNQKEVVGATVIMLLGQNSRNVVSDVKLKIKEIEANLPEGMKIEPFYDRSEFINRALSTIFINLTEGALLVLVTLIVTLGTVKGGALVAMAIPISMLCAVIFMKQLDVVGNLMSLGALDFGLLVDGSIVMLESVMAGFVAKKYLFQKPMNKFEIAKITESIILENCNRVGRAAAFSVAIIMLVYLPLMVLEGVEGRMFRPMAITVALALGAALLFSLTVFPASLAIAFQKPIFHKSHYWDWLEEKYRILLIWGFHHKKRISSTAIVLVGLSLLLATTLGSEFIPRIDEGELEMDVKRLPSTSIDYSRDLNMEIEKILTEFPEIKSVVSRVGRGESAAEPAGTDETSIMIKLKDRSEWKTAKTREDLMTAIKEKVLQNIPSSYISMSQPIENRINSLLAGSKADIVVKIYGDDLDTLKRLGEEVASIMKEIPGTGDIRVQRVLGLPVLRVNANYDLMARYGVSASEILRTVEMLRVGTNAGKIFEGLKRFDLVLRLNLDIIKDVKQIDNIPVMTATGKTIPLGQVADIELIESAASIQREGLKRRLFVEVNIRGRDLVGYIEEAQEKTKVVTGNMPLGYELKWGGQFENFTRAKNRLMLVVPIALAIIFGMLILAFGNVYYAIGVFMVVPLAASGGIISLVLRGLPFSIPAGVGFIAVSGIAVLNGVVYASTLKDKLKEGIELSHAVRVAAIESLRPVMTTELIAAIGFIPMAISNMAGAEVQRPLATVVIGGVIIATILSRLLLPITMEYLLTKAEYMEEKKQAEIEVTKTNLIALLDQGESE, encoded by the coding sequence GTGATTGAAAAACTAATCGAATTCTCGATAAAAAAAAAGTATATAGTTATTGCCTTAACACTCATTGTCTCCTTAATCGGACTTTTCAGTGCATCTAAACTCTCCGTCGATGCTGTGCCCGATGTGACTAATGTGCAAGTATCCGCTGTGACTACTTCACCCGGACTTTCTCCAATGGAAGTAGAGCAGTTTATTACAAACCCTATCGAGTTACAGTTAATGGGAATTCCGGGAGCAACGGAGATAAGATCAATTTCGCGCACTGGCATTAGCAGTGTAACAGTGATCTTTGATGACAATGTAAATATTTGGTTTGCTAGGCAATTAGTAACTGAGAGACTCAAAGTAGCTGACAAAGAAATTCCACCCGAATACGGACAACCGGAATTATCCCCTGTCGCTACTGCATTAGGGGATATCTATGAGTTTGTGCTAACGTCGGATAGACATAGCCCAATGGAGCTTAGAACTTATATTGATTGGGAGTTATCAAAAAAACTTAAATCTACACCGGGAGTAATAGAAGTAAATTCTATCGGTGGGGAAGCAAAAGAATACCAAGTAATCATTGATCCAAGAAACCTTGTAACGCATAATCTTACATTGTCGGAAATTTACGAAGATATAAAATCAGCCAATACAAATACAGGTGGCGGTTATATCATAAAAGGAAAAGAGCAGGTTGTAATACGAGGCGAGGGACAGTTTGAAGGAATAGATGAAATCACTCGAGTAGCTGTTAGAACAGCAGCCGACGGAACACCTTTGTTACTCGGTCAAATTGCTGAAGTGAAAATTGGACCGGCTTTGCGATTCGGAATAGCCAGTAAGAATCAAAAAGAAGTAGTCGGGGCTACTGTCATTATGCTACTAGGACAAAATTCTAGAAATGTAGTAAGTGATGTAAAACTTAAGATTAAAGAAATCGAAGCAAATCTTCCAGAGGGAATGAAGATTGAGCCTTTCTATGATAGATCAGAATTTATCAACCGTGCTTTATCAACCATATTTATTAATCTAACAGAAGGCGCACTGCTTGTATTAGTCACACTTATTGTAACTCTAGGAACAGTAAAGGGTGGAGCGTTAGTTGCAATGGCAATTCCTATTTCTATGCTTTGTGCGGTTATATTTATGAAGCAATTAGATGTTGTTGGAAATCTAATGAGCTTAGGAGCGCTCGATTTTGGATTGTTAGTAGATGGCTCTATCGTCATGCTTGAATCCGTAATGGCAGGCTTTGTTGCAAAGAAATACTTATTCCAAAAACCAATGAACAAATTCGAAATAGCAAAGATCACAGAAAGCATTATCCTCGAAAATTGCAATCGTGTTGGACGGGCGGCGGCGTTTTCAGTAGCGATTATCATGCTTGTCTATTTGCCTCTTATGGTTTTGGAAGGAGTCGAAGGAAGGATGTTTCGACCGATGGCGATTACTGTTGCTTTGGCGCTAGGAGCGGCACTTTTATTTTCTTTGACTGTATTTCCTGCAAGCTTAGCGATTGCATTTCAGAAACCTATTTTTCATAAGAGTCACTATTGGGATTGGTTGGAAGAAAAATATCGTATCTTATTGATTTGGGGCTTTCATCATAAAAAAAGAATTTCTTCTACTGCAATCGTGCTGGTAGGCTTATCGCTATTACTCGCAACTACTCTTGGTTCTGAATTTATTCCCCGAATAGATGAAGGGGAATTAGAAATGGACGTTAAGCGCCTTCCCTCTACATCGATTGACTATTCGAGAGACTTGAATATGGAAATAGAAAAAATTCTTACAGAATTTCCAGAAATTAAATCTGTTGTATCTAGAGTTGGTAGGGGAGAGTCAGCAGCAGAGCCAGCCGGAACAGATGAAACTAGTATTATGATAAAACTAAAAGACAGAAGCGAGTGGAAGACTGCTAAGACAAGAGAAGACTTAATGACTGCAATTAAAGAAAAAGTCTTACAGAATATTCCTTCTAGTTATATCAGTATGTCACAGCCCATAGAGAATAGGATTAACTCCCTATTAGCCGGTTCAAAGGCAGATATTGTCGTTAAAATTTATGGAGATGATTTAGACACATTGAAGCGGTTAGGGGAAGAAGTGGCTTCTATCATGAAGGAAATTCCAGGGACAGGAGACATTCGTGTGCAAAGAGTTCTCGGCCTTCCCGTGCTTCGAGTCAATGCAAACTATGACTTAATGGCTCGCTATGGTGTGTCTGCTTCAGAAATTTTACGAACAGTAGAAATGCTACGTGTGGGAACTAACGCAGGAAAAATATTTGAAGGACTCAAACGCTTTGATTTGGTTCTTAGGCTTAATTTAGATATTATAAAAGATGTGAAGCAAATAGACAATATCCCCGTGATGACGGCTACAGGTAAAACAATTCCACTCGGTCAAGTCGCAGACATCGAATTGATTGAATCAGCTGCCTCTATCCAAAGGGAAGGCTTAAAGCGTCGGCTATTTGTAGAAGTAAATATACGAGGACGCGATCTTGTAGGATATATAGAAGAAGCACAAGAAAAAACAAAGGTGGTTACTGGTAATATGCCGCTTGGTTATGAACTAAAATGGGGCGGGCAGTTTGAAAATTTCACAAGAGCGAAGAATAGGCTAATGCTCGTTGTTCCCATAGCACTTGCAATTATCTTTGGAATGCTGATTCTCGCTTTCGGAAATGTATACTATGCAATTGGTGTTTTTATGGTTGTGCCATTAGCCGCATCGGGTGGAATTATTAGTTTAGTGCTTAGAGGTCTTCCTTTTAGCATACCTGCCGGAGTTGGGTTTATCGCTGTGAGCGGTATAGCAGTATTAAACGGTGTTGTATACGCATCCACACTCAAAGACAAATTAAAAGAAGGAATAGAATTATCTCATGCAGTTCGTGTTGCTGCTATTGAGTCACTTCGTCCTGTTATGACGACAGAGTTAATTGCGGCTATTGGTTTTATACCGATGGCAATTTCGAATATGGCAGGTGCAGAAGTCCAACGCCCATTAGCCACAGTAGTAATCGGTGGAGTCATCATCGCTACCATTCTTTCCCGTCTACTTCTACCAATTACTATGGAGTATCTACTTACAAAAGCAGAATACATGGAAGAAAAAAAACAGGCAGAGATTGAAGTAACAAAAACAAATCTCATTGCTCTTTTAGACCAAGGAGAAAGTGAGTAA